In Novosphingobium sp. MMS21-SN21R, a single genomic region encodes these proteins:
- the rplQ gene encoding 50S ribosomal protein L17: MRHKMGQRKLGRTSAHRIAMLRNMAAALIKHEQITTTTPKARELRPYLEKLITLGKKGGLSNRRLAHARLLDDAQLQKLFTVLAERYADRNGGYTRIIKAGYRASDAAPIAVIELVDRDVSAKGQDSGPVMTADEDEYEAA, from the coding sequence ATGCGTCATAAAATGGGCCAGCGTAAGCTTGGTCGTACCTCGGCTCACCGCATCGCGATGCTTCGCAACATGGCGGCAGCGTTGATCAAGCATGAGCAGATCACCACGACCACGCCAAAGGCACGCGAACTGCGTCCTTATCTCGAAAAGCTGATCACGCTGGGCAAGAAGGGCGGTCTTTCGAACCGCCGTCTCGCACACGCACGTCTGCTCGACGATGCGCAGCTGCAGAAGCTGTTCACCGTTCTGGCCGAGCGCTATGCTGATCGCAACGGCGGCTATACCCGGATCATCAAGGCCGGTTACCGCGCTTCGGACGCCGCTCCGATCGCCGTGATCGAACTGGTTGACCGCGACGTCTCGGCCAAGGGCCAGGACTCGGGTCCGGTGATGACCGCTGACGAGGACGAATACGAAGCCGCATAA